A stretch of the Musa acuminata AAA Group cultivar baxijiao chromosome BXJ2-7, Cavendish_Baxijiao_AAA, whole genome shotgun sequence genome encodes the following:
- the LOC135616163 gene encoding uncharacterized protein LOC135616163 gives METLLASSSVRLRALLPRSCSRRVPTVRKRTLRHTPPPRRRNMSASADAAAVTAGVPAPSPPGSGGDNPPGADVVVQYVVLRRDLIDSWPLGSVVTQGCHASVAAVWNYRHHPDVLAYCSDHNLDSMHKVTLEVKGETQLRNLSDKLKTGGIDHKLWVEQPEDFPTCLATRPYPKSQVASFFKKLKLCK, from the exons ATGGAAACGCTGCTCGCATCGTCGAGCGTCCGCCTTCGAGCCCTCCTCCCGCGCTCCTGCTCTCGCCGCGTTCCCACAGTTCGGAAGCGGACCCTCCGACACACTCCTCCTCCGAGGAGGAGGAACATGAGCGCCTCCGCCGACGCAGCGGCGGTCACCGCCGGAGTCCCCGCGCCTTCCCCACCGGGAAGCGGCGGAGACAATCCACCTGGGGCCGACGTCGTCGTGCAGTACGTGGTCCTCCGGCGCGACCTGATCGACAGTTGGCCGCTCGGGAGCGTCGTCACCCAGGGCTGCCATGCCTCGGTGGCCGCCGTCTGGAACTACCGCCACCACCCCGACGTCCTCGCCTACTGCTCCGACCACAACCTCGACTCCATGCACAAG GTGACACTGGAGGTGAAGGGTGAAACGCAGTTGAGGAACCTGTCGGACAAGCTCAAGACGGGAGGGATCGATCATAAGCTGTGGGTGGAGCAGCCGGAGGACTTCCCCACATGCCTTGCAACCAGGCCCTATCCAAAGTCTCAGGTTGCCTCTTTCTTTAAGAAGCTAAAGCTCTGCAAGTAA